In one Rutidosis leptorrhynchoides isolate AG116_Rl617_1_P2 chromosome 8, CSIRO_AGI_Rlap_v1, whole genome shotgun sequence genomic region, the following are encoded:
- the LOC139861236 gene encoding CEN-like protein 2 isoform X2: protein MASSHRTLNPLVVGRVVGDVVDNFSPSVNMCVTYNSSKQVYNGHELFPSSVTTKPKVDVSGDMRSFFTLIMTDPDVPGPSDPYLREHLHWIVTDIPGTTDSSFGKEVVSYEIPRPNIGIHRFVFLLFKQRGRQTVACPTSRHNFNTRSFAHENNLGSPVAAVFFNCQRETAARRR, encoded by the exons atggcatcgtcccatcgaactttaa ATCCTCTTGTGGTTGGAAGGGTGGTAGGAGATGTAGTGGATAATTTCAGTCCATCTGTTAATATGTGTGTAACATACAACTCATCTAAACAAGTTTATAATGGCCATGAACTGTTTCCATCTTCTGTTACTACTAAACCTAAAGTTGATGTTTCTGGTGATATGAGATCCTTCTTTACACTG ATTATGACTGACCCAGATGTTCCAGGTCCAAGTGATCCATATCTAAGAGAGCACTTGCACTG GATTGTTACAGACATACCAGGGACAACCGACTCCTCATTTG GAAAAGAAGTGGTGAGCTATGAAATACCAAGGCCAAACATAGGAATTCATAGGTTTGTTTTTCTTCTTTTTAAACAAAGAGGAAGGCAAACTGTTGCATGCCCAACTTCAAGGCATAATTTCAACACTCGAAGTTTTGCTCATGAAAATAACTTGGGGTCCCCTGTTGCGGCTGTCTTCTTCAATTGCCAAAGGGAAACTGCTGCCAGAAGACGTTAA
- the LOC139861236 gene encoding CEN-like protein 2 isoform X1 — MARKSDPLVVGRVVGDVVDNFSPSVNMCVTYNSSKQVYNGHELFPSSVTTKPKVDVSGDMRSFFTLIMTDPDVPGPSDPYLREHLHWIVTDIPGTTDSSFGKEVVSYEIPRPNIGIHRFVFLLFKQRGRQTVACPTSRHNFNTRSFAHENNLGSPVAAVFFNCQRETAARRR; from the exons ATGGCAAGAAAATCAGATCCTCTTGTGGTTGGAAGGGTGGTAGGAGATGTAGTGGATAATTTCAGTCCATCTGTTAATATGTGTGTAACATACAACTCATCTAAACAAGTTTATAATGGCCATGAACTGTTTCCATCTTCTGTTACTACTAAACCTAAAGTTGATGTTTCTGGTGATATGAGATCCTTCTTTACACTG ATTATGACTGACCCAGATGTTCCAGGTCCAAGTGATCCATATCTAAGAGAGCACTTGCACTG GATTGTTACAGACATACCAGGGACAACCGACTCCTCATTTG GAAAAGAAGTGGTGAGCTATGAAATACCAAGGCCAAACATAGGAATTCATAGGTTTGTTTTTCTTCTTTTTAAACAAAGAGGAAGGCAAACTGTTGCATGCCCAACTTCAAGGCATAATTTCAACACTCGAAGTTTTGCTCATGAAAATAACTTGGGGTCCCCTGTTGCGGCTGTCTTCTTCAATTGCCAAAGGGAAACTGCTGCCAGAAGACGTTAA